The following DNA comes from Streptomyces pristinaespiralis.
GTCGCCAAGATCGCCGACGACTGGAGCGTGAGCGTCGAGCGGGTCGAGCAGGTCCTCGCCCACACCGGGGAGCTCGAGCCCGACGACACGCCGATCACCACCATCGCGTGGCGGCTGGGGCACCTGCACTCCTGCTTCGCGGGCCAATGGGAGTGGACCTTCGGTGAACGGCGGCAGGAGCCGAAGCTGCTGGTCGACTTCACCCCCTCCGCCGACCTGGCGCTCGAGCGGTTCTGGAAGCTGATCGACCGCTGGCGCGAGAGCGTCGCCACCGTCACCGAGGAGCAACTCGACACGGTGGGCTTCTCGCAGTACCCGTACGGCTCCGATCCCGACGACCCGTTCATCACCGTGGTGGCGGGCGCCAACCTCGAACTCATCCACCACATGGCCGAGATCGCGCTGCTCCGCGACCTGTGGCGGGCCCGCTTCACCACGTCCGGGTAGGCGAGAGGGAGCCGCGAGGGTGCTCCCTCGCGTTCCGGATCCGCACGGCTGGGGCGCTTCGATGTCCGGCCTGCCGCGTCAGGCAGGCCGGGCAGGCCCGCTCGTCATCTCCCGGGTGATCGCCCAGCGCTCGTGGTCGCGCCAGGCGCCGTCGATGTACAGGAAGTCGGGCGAGTACCCCTCGAGCCGGAAGCCGACCGACCGTACGAGCCCCAGTGAGGCAGTGTTGCCGGGCTGGATGTTGGCCTCCAGGCGGTGCAGACCGAGCCCGCTCGCCGCGAAGGCGTGCGCGACCAGGAGCCGCAGGCCCTCCCCCATCAGGCCGCGGCCCACGGCGTGCGCGAAGGCCCCGTAGCCGACGGCACCGCAGAGAAACGCGCCGTGGACGATGTTGTTGATGTTGATGTACCCCGCGATCCGGCCGGCCGGACGCTCACACACCAGGAAGCCCGCACGGGCCGGGTCCTCGATGAGCCGCCGCGCGTACCCGGCGAAGTCGTCGGGCGTGAGCGGCGGGAAGAGCCAGGGGCGGTGGAGCTCCTTGCTCCGCCGCGCGGCCGCGGTGAATTCGGCGGCATCCGCGTACGTGAGACGGCGCAGGGCGACGTGAGTGCCGGTGGCGACGTACGGGTCGCCCGAGGAGGACCGGGGTTCGGACTCGGACATGGCGTCAGCTTGTCATGCGACCACTCCCGCGGTGTCATGCGGCCTCGCCCCGGAGGCGGTCCGCATGCCCTCGTGATCCCGTGCGCCGGGCCACATCGGTGAGACACTTGTCTGACAGGGTCGGCTCCGCCTTCATGGGATCCACCGGGGTCCCGTGGGATCGTACGGGTTCGAACGGGGCCCGCCCCCGCGTGGTGAGCCGAGGAAGGGCCGGTCCAGTGGCAGTCAGCAGGCAGCAGCGCAGGCCCGTCGTGGTCCTGTACGAGCGGATCGCGGACGCCATCCGCGAAGGCGTCTATCCGCCCGGGTCCACCCTGCCCTCTGAACCCCGGCTCGCCGGCGAGCTCGGCGTCAGCCGCCCCGCCCTGCGTGAGGCGCTGCTGCTGCTCCAGGAGGACGGCCTGCTGTCCGTCCGCCGGGGCGTCGGACGAACGGTCAACGCCCATCCGCCCCGGCGCGGATACGAGCACCTCCAGCCGCTGGAACACCTGCTCTCCGGCGGCGGAGCGCCGCTGCGGGTGCGGCCGCTGCTGCGGACGACGGAGGAACCGACCGACTTCACCGCCCAGCACCTGCTCGCGCCCGCCGGGTCCGAGCTGCGCTTCTGGGAGTCCCTGCTGAACGGCGACGGCGCGACGGGGGTGCTGAGCCACGAGTGGGCGGCGCCGGAGGAGACGCTGGAGGCGGCGCATCCCGCGTTCGCGGCGGCGCTGCGGGAGGCCGCGCCCGCGGTCTCGATGCTCGCCGCGCTGACCGGGGCGTCGCGCGGCATCGCCCTCACCGCGCACAGCGGCGTCAGCGCGACACTCCTCGGCACCCGCCGCGGCCGGCAACTCGACCGGGCGGCGGACACACCGGCGGTACTCGTGACTCAGGTGGTGCGGGTCGGGGAGGTGCCGGTGCTGGCGGCGAAGCATGTGCTGGCGACGGGTGCGGCGGCGTTGCCGGTACGCCAGTCGAACTGACGCAACGCCGCGCCTGCGGCGGGCCTGTTCCCCACCCCGTCACTTCCCGAACCGGGCTCCGCCCGGGCTCGTACCGCGCTCCGCGCGGTGTTCCGGGGGCTCCTCCCCCCAGGCCTGGCGGCGTAGGGACCCCACCGCGCCTCGAACGCCGGCGGGGCTGATCTCGCGTAGCGAAATGCAGCCCGCCCGGGGGCACCTCCCACGGCCGCCAGGCCGTAGGGGGAACTTGAGGGCACCGTGCGGAGCGCGGTACGCCGCCCGCAGGGCGGCACGGGTCCGGCGCCTGCCCGGCCAGGGGCGGGCTGGGGAACAGGCTCCGCGCAGCGGCTCCGCAGTGACCCGTGCCGTACACTCCCCGGATGCACTTGTCTGACATCTTGCGCGCACCCAAGGCCGTCCTCCATGACCACCTCGACGGCGGCCTGCGGCCCGGGACGATCATCGAGCTGGCTCGCGACTGCGGCTATCAAGGGCTGCCGACCGAGGACCCGGCCGCTCTCGCCGTCTGGTTCCGGGACGCCGCGGACTCGGGGTCGCTGGAGCGTTACCTGGAGACCTTCGCCCACACCTGCGCCGTGATGCAGACCCGCGAGGCGCTGGAGCGCGTCGCCGCCGAGTGCGCGGAGGATCTGGCCGCGGACGGTGTCGTGTACGCCGAGGTGCGGTACGCGCCCGAGCAGCACCAGGAGCGGGGGCTGGGGCTCGACGAGGTCGTGGACGCGGTCAACGCGGGACTGCGGGAGGGCGAGCGGCGCAGCGGCGGGAGGATCACCGCGCGGGCCCTGCTCACCGGCATGCGGCACACCGACCGCTCCCTGGAGATCGCCGAGCTGACGGTCGCGCACCGCGAGCGCGGCGTCGCCGGGTTCGACATAGCGGGCGGTGAGGTCGGCAATCCGCCGGCCCGCCACCTGGCCGCCTTCCAGCACCTGCGGCGCCACAACTGCCACTTCACGATCCACGCCGGCGAGGCGGTCGGCGCGGAGTCGATCCACGAGGCCGTGCAGGTGTGCGGCGCGGAGCGGATCGGCCACGGTGTGCGCATCACGGACGACATCCGGGTCCACGACGACGGCACCGCCACGCTCGGCCATCTCGCCTCGTACGTGCGCGACAACCGCATCGCCCTGGAGGTCTGCCCGACCTCCAACCTCCAGACGGGTGCGGCGAAGTCGTACGACACCCATCCGATCGACCTGCTGCGGCGTCTCGGCTTCCGCGTCACGCTGAACACCGACAACCGTCTGGTCTCGGGCACCACCATGAGCGAGGAGTTCCGGCACATGGTGGACGCCTTCGGCTACGGGCCAGAGGTGTTCGAGGAGTTCACGGTCGCGGCGGTGGAGTCGGCGTTCCTGCCGCTGCCGGAGCGGCAGCGGCTGATCGACGAGGTGATCCGGCCCGGATACGCGGCCCTCGGCGCCCGGGCCTAGGAAGGAGGAGGCCGCCCACGCGGTGGCACTCGTCAGGCCAGCGCCGGCACGTCCAGCGTCAGCGTCCCGGCGTCCGCGTCCAGTACGGCCGGGATGCCGAGCGGCATCGTCAGGTTCGTGGGGCCGTGGCCGAAGCCGAACTCCTCGAGGACGGGGACGCCCAGCCCGCCGAGCCGGTCGGAGAGGACAGCGCGGACCTGTTCGT
Coding sequences within:
- a CDS encoding GntR family transcriptional regulator, whose product is MAVSRQQRRPVVVLYERIADAIREGVYPPGSTLPSEPRLAGELGVSRPALREALLLLQEDGLLSVRRGVGRTVNAHPPRRGYEHLQPLEHLLSGGGAPLRVRPLLRTTEEPTDFTAQHLLAPAGSELRFWESLLNGDGATGVLSHEWAAPEETLEAAHPAFAAALREAAPAVSMLAALTGASRGIALTAHSGVSATLLGTRRGRQLDRAADTPAVLVTQVVRVGEVPVLAAKHVLATGAAALPVRQSN
- a CDS encoding adenosine deaminase, which encodes MHLSDILRAPKAVLHDHLDGGLRPGTIIELARDCGYQGLPTEDPAALAVWFRDAADSGSLERYLETFAHTCAVMQTREALERVAAECAEDLAADGVVYAEVRYAPEQHQERGLGLDEVVDAVNAGLREGERRSGGRITARALLTGMRHTDRSLEIAELTVAHRERGVAGFDIAGGEVGNPPARHLAAFQHLRRHNCHFTIHAGEAVGAESIHEAVQVCGAERIGHGVRITDDIRVHDDGTATLGHLASYVRDNRIALEVCPTSNLQTGAAKSYDTHPIDLLRRLGFRVTLNTDNRLVSGTTMSEEFRHMVDAFGYGPEVFEEFTVAAVESAFLPLPERQRLIDEVIRPGYAALGARA
- a CDS encoding DinB family protein — protein: METDGARTDRLGLLLDQFDKAREMAQVRLTGLGDEEYLWEPVANSWSIRRRGEAVTPRAYGPGEWVIDKGAPDIPANEYAEIARQAAGGMTVAKIADDWSVSVERVEQVLAHTGELEPDDTPITTIAWRLGHLHSCFAGQWEWTFGERRQEPKLLVDFTPSADLALERFWKLIDRWRESVATVTEEQLDTVGFSQYPYGSDPDDPFITVVAGANLELIHHMAEIALLRDLWRARFTTSG
- a CDS encoding GNAT family N-acetyltransferase; the encoded protein is MSESEPRSSSGDPYVATGTHVALRRLTYADAAEFTAAARRSKELHRPWLFPPLTPDDFAGYARRLIEDPARAGFLVCERPAGRIAGYININNIVHGAFLCGAVGYGAFAHAVGRGLMGEGLRLLVAHAFAASGLGLHRLEANIQPGNTASLGLVRSVGFRLEGYSPDFLYIDGAWRDHERWAITREMTSGPARPA